The Manihot esculenta cultivar AM560-2 chromosome 11, M.esculenta_v8, whole genome shotgun sequence genome includes a region encoding these proteins:
- the LOC122725115 gene encoding uncharacterized protein At3g28850-like has translation MDAGYLDEIQMITCSKKVRLPAVFLGGKYVGGAEEIKEMNESGELSKLIGGLPFVGNNSFCDVCGELRHVLCAQCNGSHKIYSEKHGFTTCTSCNVNGLVKCGLCYPVNRRRMST, from the coding sequence ATGGATGCCGGGTATCTCGACGAGATACAGATGATCACATGTTCTAAAAAGGTTAGGTTACCTGCAGTTTTCTTAGGTGGGAAGTATGTTGGTGGGGCCGAGGAGATCAAGGAGATGAATGAGAGTGGTGAGTTGAGTAAGCTGATTGGTGGGTTACCCTTTGTAGGAAACAATAGTTTCTGTGATGTTTGTGGAGAGCTGAGACATGTTCTTTGCGCACAGTGCAATGGCAGCCATAAGATCTACTCTGAGAAGCATGGGTTTACGACCTGCACATCGTGCAATGTAAACGGTCTGGTTAAGTGCGGCCTATGTTATCCCGTGAACCGGCGGCGAATGTCAACTTAG